One Denticeps clupeoides chromosome 12, fDenClu1.1, whole genome shotgun sequence genomic window carries:
- the rbbp5 gene encoding retinoblastoma-binding protein 5 isoform X1, with amino-acid sequence MNLELLESFGQNYPEEADGTLDCISMALTCTFNRWGTLLAVGCNDGRLVIWDFLTRGIAKIISAHIHPVCSLCWSRDGHKLVSASTDNIVSQWDVLSGDCDQRFRFPSPILKLQYHPRDQDKVLVCPMKSAPVLLTLSDSKHVVLPVDDDSDLNVVAAFDRRGEYIYTGNAKGKILVLNTNTQELVASFRVTTGTSNTTAIKSIEFARKGSCFLINTADRIIRVYDGREILTCGRDGEPEPMQKLQDLVNRTPWKRCCFSGDGEYIVAGSARQHALYIWEKSIGNLVKILHGTRGELLLDVAWHPVRPIIASISSGVVSIWAQNQVENWSAFAPDFKELDENVEYEERESEFDIEDEDKSEPEQTGADAAEDEEVDVTTVDPIVAFCSSDEELEDCKALLYLPIAPEVEDPEENPFGPPHDAAAQTAPGEDGSTHAGSGDKKQRQPSSDGAPPKKKARTTVIDLPGVPSDEVHPLLGVKGDSKSKKKTAGRPKGSKGKEKDSPFRPKLYKGDRGYPLDTAGMGAGMKGRAEAGLAAAGNLVTPSYKQHEVQGLD; translated from the exons ATGAATCTGGAATTGCTCG AGTCGTTCGGGCAGAACTATCCCGAG GAGGCAGATGGCACCCTTGACTGCATCAGCATGGCCCTCACCTGCACTTTTAACCGCTGGGGGACACTCCTGGCTGTTGGCTGCAACGATGGCCGCCTTGTCATTTGGGATTTCTTGACACGAGGCATTGCCAAAATAATCAGTGCACACATACATCCAGTCTGTTCCCTGTG CTGGAGTAGAGATGGACACAAACTTGTCAGCGCCTCCACGGACAATATTGTGTCGCAGTGGGACGTCCTGTCTGGGGACTGTGACCAGAGATTCCGCTTTCCCTCGCCCATTCTCAAACTGCAGTACCACCCCAGAGACCA GGACAAGGTTCTGGTGTGTCCCATGAAGTCAGCACCGGTTCTGCTCACGCTGTCAGATTCCAAGCATGTGGTTTTGCCTGTGGATGATGACTCTGATTTGAACGTAGTTGCGGCATTTGACCGGCGAGGAGAGTATATTTACACCGGCAACGCCAAGGggaag aTTTTAGTACTAAACACAAACACCCAGGAGCTTGTCGCATCATTTCGGGTAACCACGGGAACCAGCAACACTACTGCTATCAAGTCTATAGAGTTTGCCCGGAAGGGCAG CTGTTTCCTCATAAACACGGCTGACCGAATCATTCGTGTGTATGACGGCCGGGAGATCCTCACCTGTGGGAGAGACGGAGAGCCTGAACCCATGCAGAAGCTGCAGGACCTTGTGAACag GACTCCATGGAAACGTTGCTGTTTCTCGGGCGACGGCGAGTACATTGTGGCCGGCTCGGCGCGGCAGCATGCGCTCTACATCTGGGAGAAGAGCATTGGCAACCTGGTGAAAATCCTGCATGGTACCCGAGGAGAGCTCCTGCTGGATGTCGCG TGGCACCCGGTTCGGCCAATCATTGCGTCCATATCAAGCGGAGTGGTCTCCATTTGGGCCCAGAATCAAGTG GAAAACTGGAGTGCCTTTGCTCCAGATTTTAAAGAACTGGATGAAAATGTGGAATATGAGGAGAGGGAGTCTGAGTTTGACATTGAAGATGAAGACAAGAGTGAACCAGAGCAGACAG GAGCGGATGCTGCGGAAGATGAGGAGGTGGACGTGACTACAGTCGACCCCATCGTTGCGTTCTGTAGCAG TGACGAGGAACTGGAGGACTGTAAAGCGCTGCTGTATCTGCCCATCGCTCCCGAGGTTGAAGACCCAGAAGAGAACCCGTTCGGCCCGCCCCACGATGCTGCTGCCCAGACCGCCCCCGGAGAGGACGGCTCCACCCACGCTGGGTCTGGCGACAAGAAACAGAGGCAGCCCTCGTCGGACGGGGCCCCGCCCAAAAAGAAGGCCCGCACCACAGTCATCGACCTGCCGGGAGTCCCAAGTGACG AGGTCCACCCGCTGTTGGGTGTGAAGGGTGACAGCAAGTCCAAGAAGAAAACCGCGGGGCGGCCAAAGGGATCCAAAGGTAAAGAGAAAGACTCCCCCTTTAGGCCCAAACTCTACAAGGGGGACAGAGGGTACCCTCTGGACACAGCGGGCATGGGAGCAGGCATGAAGGGCAGAGCGGAGGCGGGCCTGGCAGCGGCAG GTAATCTCGTCACACCATCATACAAGCAGCACGAAGTCCAGGGGCTCGACTGA
- the rbbp5 gene encoding retinoblastoma-binding protein 5 isoform X2, translating to MNLELLESFGQNYPEEADGTLDCISMALTCTFNRWGTLLAVGCNDGRLVIWDFLTRGIAKIISAHIHPVCSLCWSRDGHKLVSASTDNIVSQWDVLSGDCDQRFRFPSPILKLQYHPRDQDKVLVCPMKSAPVLLTLSDSKHVVLPVDDDSDLNVVAAFDRRGEYIYTGNAKGKILVLNTNTQELVASFRVTTGTSNTTAIKSIEFARKGSCFLINTADRIIRVYDGREILTCGRDGEPEPMQKLQDLVNRTPWKRCCFSGDGEYIVAGSARQHALYIWEKSIGNLVKILHGTRGELLLDVAWHPVRPIIASISSGVVSIWAQNQVENWSAFAPDFKELDENVEYEERESEFDIEDEDKSEPEQTGADAAEDEEVDVTTVDPIVAFCSSDEELEDCKALLYLPIAPEVEDPEENPFGPPHDAAAQTAPGEDGSTHAGSGDKKQRQPSSDGAPPKKKARTTVIDLPGVPSDEVHPLLGVKGDSKSKKKTAGRPKGSKGNLVTPSYKQHEVQGLD from the exons ATGAATCTGGAATTGCTCG AGTCGTTCGGGCAGAACTATCCCGAG GAGGCAGATGGCACCCTTGACTGCATCAGCATGGCCCTCACCTGCACTTTTAACCGCTGGGGGACACTCCTGGCTGTTGGCTGCAACGATGGCCGCCTTGTCATTTGGGATTTCTTGACACGAGGCATTGCCAAAATAATCAGTGCACACATACATCCAGTCTGTTCCCTGTG CTGGAGTAGAGATGGACACAAACTTGTCAGCGCCTCCACGGACAATATTGTGTCGCAGTGGGACGTCCTGTCTGGGGACTGTGACCAGAGATTCCGCTTTCCCTCGCCCATTCTCAAACTGCAGTACCACCCCAGAGACCA GGACAAGGTTCTGGTGTGTCCCATGAAGTCAGCACCGGTTCTGCTCACGCTGTCAGATTCCAAGCATGTGGTTTTGCCTGTGGATGATGACTCTGATTTGAACGTAGTTGCGGCATTTGACCGGCGAGGAGAGTATATTTACACCGGCAACGCCAAGGggaag aTTTTAGTACTAAACACAAACACCCAGGAGCTTGTCGCATCATTTCGGGTAACCACGGGAACCAGCAACACTACTGCTATCAAGTCTATAGAGTTTGCCCGGAAGGGCAG CTGTTTCCTCATAAACACGGCTGACCGAATCATTCGTGTGTATGACGGCCGGGAGATCCTCACCTGTGGGAGAGACGGAGAGCCTGAACCCATGCAGAAGCTGCAGGACCTTGTGAACag GACTCCATGGAAACGTTGCTGTTTCTCGGGCGACGGCGAGTACATTGTGGCCGGCTCGGCGCGGCAGCATGCGCTCTACATCTGGGAGAAGAGCATTGGCAACCTGGTGAAAATCCTGCATGGTACCCGAGGAGAGCTCCTGCTGGATGTCGCG TGGCACCCGGTTCGGCCAATCATTGCGTCCATATCAAGCGGAGTGGTCTCCATTTGGGCCCAGAATCAAGTG GAAAACTGGAGTGCCTTTGCTCCAGATTTTAAAGAACTGGATGAAAATGTGGAATATGAGGAGAGGGAGTCTGAGTTTGACATTGAAGATGAAGACAAGAGTGAACCAGAGCAGACAG GAGCGGATGCTGCGGAAGATGAGGAGGTGGACGTGACTACAGTCGACCCCATCGTTGCGTTCTGTAGCAG TGACGAGGAACTGGAGGACTGTAAAGCGCTGCTGTATCTGCCCATCGCTCCCGAGGTTGAAGACCCAGAAGAGAACCCGTTCGGCCCGCCCCACGATGCTGCTGCCCAGACCGCCCCCGGAGAGGACGGCTCCACCCACGCTGGGTCTGGCGACAAGAAACAGAGGCAGCCCTCGTCGGACGGGGCCCCGCCCAAAAAGAAGGCCCGCACCACAGTCATCGACCTGCCGGGAGTCCCAAGTGACG AGGTCCACCCGCTGTTGGGTGTGAAGGGTGACAGCAAGTCCAAGAAGAAAACCGCGGGGCGGCCAAAGGGATCCAAAG GTAATCTCGTCACACCATCATACAAGCAGCACGAAGTCCAGGGGCTCGACTGA
- the cry3b gene encoding cryptochrome circadian regulator 3b: protein MATNSVHWFRKGLRLHDNPALLEAVRGADTLRCVYFLDPWFAGASNLGVNRWRFLLQCLEDLDRSLRQLDSRLFVIRGQPADIFPRLFKEWKVTRLTFECDSEPFGKERDAAIKKLAAEAGVEVTVKTSHTLYDLDKIIELNGGQPPLTYKRFQTLASSMDPPLPPLGSLSRTLMGRCATPVSEKHTEKYGVPLLEELGFETEGLAPAVWPGGETEALARVERQLGPDSSAAWQENFERPKRNCSPLLASPLGLSPYLRFGCLSCRLFFFKLTQLYKKMKKNSNPPISLYDKLLWREFFYTAATNNPFFDQMEGNPICLRIPWDRNPEALAKWAEAKTGFPWIDAIMTQLRQEGWIHHLARHAVACFLTRGDLWISWEEGMKVFDELLLDADWSVNAGSWMCHSCSSFFQQFFHCYCPVGFGRRIDPNGDFIRRYLPVLRDFPAKFIYDPWNAPESVQAEAKCVVGVDYPKPMVNHAEASRLNIERMRQIYQQLSRYRGLSLLAAVPSNHGDDLAVNGQRRAAAAPPVKRHRGNAAPHAPNSRLSGRRRDKRSGEEQPGPSQAAPHRSTRPTDNAGLQTFGQKFAVPQHPGLIADCSLGKREVEPEVGGDGGLSSSTLKVQRQNAEKSPEEEGLDTTPSL, encoded by the exons ATGGCCACAAACTCAGTCCACTGGTTCCGGAAGGGCCTGCGCCTCCACGACAACCCAGCCCTTCTGGAGGCAGTGCGGGGGGCCGACACCCTGCGCTGCGTCTACTTCCTGGACCCCTGGTTCGCCGGCGCGTCCAACCTTGGGGTGAACAGGTGGAG GTTCCTACTGCAGTGTCTGGAGGACCTGGACCGCAGCCTCCGCCAACTGGACTCGCGGCTCTTTGTCATCCGGGGTCAGCCGGCCGACATCTTCCCACGCCTCTTCAAG GAGTGGAAGGTCACTCGGCTGACGTTCGAATGCGACTCTGAGCCGTTCGGGAAGGAGCGAGATGCCGCCATCAAGAAGCTTGCAGCGGAGGCCGGGGTGGAGGTCACCGTTAAAACGTCACACACTCTCTATGACCTAGACAA GATCATCGAGCTGAACGGCGGACAGCCCCCCCTCACCTACAAGCGCTTCCAGACGCTGGCAAGCAGCATGGACCCGCCCCTCCCGCCGCTGGGGTCTCTTTCCAGGACGCTGATGGGGCGCTGCGCCACGCCCGTGTCCGAGAAGCACACAGAAAAATACGGCGTGCCCCTGCTGGAGgagttag GGTTCGAGACGGAGGGATTGGCTCCTGCCGTCTGGCCAGGGGGAGAGACGGAGGCTTTGGCTCGAGTGGAGAGGCAACTGGGCCCAGATTCGTCTGCT gCCTGGCAGGAGAACTTCGAGCGTCCGAAGAGGAACTGCAGCCCCCTGCTTGCCAGTCCGCTGGGCCTGAGCCCGTACCTGCGGTTTGGCTGCCTGTCCTGTCGCCTGTTCTTCTTCAAACTGACCCAGCTGTACAAAAAG ATGAAGAAGAACAGCAACCCGCCGATCTCTCTTTACGACAAGCTGCTGTGGAGGGAGTTCTTCTACACGGCCGCCACCAACAACCCCTTCTTCGACCAGATGGAGGGGAACCCCATCTGCCTCCGCATCCCCTGGGACCGCAACCCCGAGGCGCTGGCGAAGTGGGCCGAGGCCAAGACCGGCTTCCCCTGGATCGACGCCATCATGACCCAGCTGAGGCAGGAGGGCTGGATCCACCACCTGGCCCGGCACGCCGTGGCCTGCTTCCTCACCAGAGGGGACCTGTGGATCAGCTGGGAGGAGGGAATGAAG GTGTTCGATGAGCTCCTGCTGGATGCTGACTGGAGCGTGAACGCTGGCAGCTGGATGTGCCactcctgcagctccttcttCCAGCAGTTCTTCCACTGCTACTGTCCAGTGGGCTTCGGCCGCCGCATCGACCCCAACGGAGACTTCATCAG ACGGTATTTACCTGTGCTGCGAGATTTCCCCGCCAAGTTCATCTACGACCCGTGGAACGCGCCCGAGTCGGTGCAGGCCGAGGCGAAGTGCGTGGTGGGCGTGGACTACCCCAAGCCCATGGTGAACCACGCGGAGGCCAGCCGCCTGAACATCGAGAGGATGCGGCAGATCTACCAGCAGCTGTCCCGCTACCGCGGCCTCA GTCTGCTCGCCGCTGTGCCGTCCAACCACGGCGACGACCTCGCTGTCAATGGGCAGAGGAGAGCTGCCGCGGCCCCGCCTGTAAAAAGGCATCGTGGGAACGCAGCGCCACATG CACCGAACAGCAGATTATCAGGTAGACGGAGAGACAAGCGGAGCGGTGAGGAACAGCCTGGGCCGAGTCAGGCGGCGCCGCACCGGAGCACCAGGCCGACGGACAACGCAG gcTTGCAGACCTTCGGTCAGAAATTTGCCGTTCCACAGCATCCAG gtctGATAGCGGATTGCAGTTTGGGGAAGAGGGAGGTGGAGCCAGAGGTCGGAGGAGACGGTGGACTGTCATCATCGACTCTGAAGGTCCAGCGACAGAACGCAGAG AAGAGTCCAGAAGAAGAGGGGCTGGACACGACTCCGTCTTTGTGA